In a genomic window of Amycolatopsis japonica:
- a CDS encoding transglutaminase family protein — translation MTWQLRVAHRTGYRYATPATQSYNEARLTPRSDRRQTTVVNRVETTPATRAYRYTDYWGTVVTSFDLHAPHTEFTVLATSVVETADEGEPVRSATWKDLRSDTVVDHRTEYLTPTPYTPRDPELTKVARELRKGLDPAEAVLAVCEWVNQQLKYQPGTTGVHSTATDAWRAREGVCQDFAHVTLVMLRAIGVPARYVSGYLHTKPEAKLGETVEGESHAWVDVWTGGWWAYDPTNAIPVGPRHVWVAYGRDYADVPPLKGIFTGGGQSTLDVSVQLTRLT, via the coding sequence GTGACCTGGCAGCTTCGGGTGGCCCACCGGACCGGGTACCGGTACGCGACCCCGGCCACGCAGTCGTACAACGAGGCGCGGCTGACCCCGCGCTCCGATCGGCGCCAGACCACGGTCGTGAACCGGGTCGAGACGACGCCGGCGACCCGTGCTTACCGGTACACGGATTACTGGGGCACCGTCGTGACCTCGTTCGACCTTCACGCGCCGCACACCGAGTTCACCGTGCTCGCGACGTCGGTGGTCGAGACCGCCGACGAAGGCGAGCCGGTCCGTTCGGCGACGTGGAAGGACCTGCGCAGCGACACCGTCGTCGACCACCGCACCGAGTACCTGACGCCGACGCCCTACACGCCCCGCGATCCGGAGCTGACGAAGGTCGCGCGTGAACTGCGGAAGGGGCTCGACCCCGCGGAGGCCGTGCTCGCGGTCTGCGAATGGGTCAACCAGCAGCTGAAGTACCAGCCTGGGACGACCGGTGTGCACAGCACGGCGACCGACGCGTGGCGTGCGCGCGAAGGGGTTTGCCAGGACTTCGCGCATGTCACGCTGGTGATGCTGCGCGCGATCGGCGTCCCGGCGCGCTACGTCTCCGGGTATCTGCACACGAAACCGGAGGCGAAGCTCGGCGAGACGGTCGAAGGCGAAAGCCACGCCTGGGTCGACGTGTGGACCGGCGGCTGGTGGGCCTACGACCCGACGAACGCGATCCCGGTCGGGCCGCGGCACGTCTGGGTCGCGTACGGCCGCGACTATGCCGACGTACCACCGCTCAAGGGCATCTTCACCGGTGGCGGTCAGTCCACTTTGGACGTCTCGGTGCAGCT